A part of Amphiprion ocellaris isolate individual 3 ecotype Okinawa chromosome 16, ASM2253959v1, whole genome shotgun sequence genomic DNA contains:
- the map10 gene encoding microtubule-associated protein 10 yields MSGQQISDNSETLFSFELMVENIRIEKHCKVSDELALGVRLLDFPTLLIYQPQQSSSSVNQPEQNEGDKRGEYAFHRGKSCFFKMNLNSLHVQLSNTPLYAMVLDVKEEIPRLVGSSLISLAKVMDRIGQDVTECGVSTPSSHSERGIVAICNLTGEKIGSISLSYKLLCLGASLLPHITERRGLESTSGGLQECVKETNKSAESLPLDCGNMGSLTPDMCDLSRDIQNNRLANAKLLLNEDKQNDDAEHRPTNQTEASFEEDLTVFCPPHLYYSNSAEEKSRTEEGDYKLLNIDSEAFTFEDSCSEDELNEKEAGVSVMHQKGSHNAKVSSSQEASGVTPNVLGEALQQLPLLNALLVELSQLNGQIPQQSLTVHPSLAWIYRPASTEASAGQGNKPQNAQTKSLQKAKQGTSPHLKHLHPPRTCSTPIKVKDKQEQALVDSKSSSKSPRKKLVYGTTKTFNLRLKQISPLKVKHRECMDLIQNETQFTMTKGQSKPSSKTLKSSKRKSVLNQSSNLNEHIETVIQSVTLDSALKGTITLKQKNQHGKVHVKQDRDTERMSEKTSLSERDLKFIHIPSVDSDSFPQSNDKKEHHSESDQSQSESDRGKEKTQSAGSSRHSSPNSSFSDLSREENEEADYADDFNSFEPSDAYSPDLVSSPEPSRAKTPKSPVLCYSDSGSEGVQRRVSVLPVPVKASSSPQRALRGTHIIRPRTHTSALSFSSDDGTRDGSASLQATSSRKLTAASSRVEWSSGGESFMSSRDQRSESGKNNDTVRGLSAESRCSFEPQEVEGVEDELGSLDFRNEYQHISKLVARKLPGYTM; encoded by the coding sequence ATGTCAGGGCAACAAATTAGCGATAATTCCGAGACTCTGTTTTCGTTTGAGCTCATGGTGGAGAATATACGAATCGAGAAACATTGCAAAGTGTCCGACGAGCTGGCTCTTGGAGTGAGATTACTGGATTTCCCAACGCTGCTAATTTATCAGCctcagcagagcagcagtagTGTTAACCAGCCCGAGCAGAATGAAGGGGACAAGCGGGGAGAATACGCTTTTCACAGAGGCAAGTCTTGCTTCTTCAAAATGAACCTGAACTCACTGCACGTCCAGCTATCTAACACCCCTCTGTATGCGATGGTGTTGGATGTGAAAGAGGAGATCCCCAGATTAGTTGGCTCCTCTCTGATATCACTGGCCAAAGTGATGGACAGGATCGGGCAGGATGTGACTGAGTGTGGTGTTTCTACTCCCTCTTCTCACAGTGAAAGGGGGATTGTTGCTATATGCAACCTCACGGGGGAGAAAATTGGATCGATATCTCTGAGTTATAAACTGTTATGCCTGGGAGCAAGCTTACTGCCACATATCACGGAAAGGAGGGGCCTGGAAAGCACAAGTGGAGGACTACAAGAATGTGTCAAGGAGACAAACAAATCTGCTGAATCATTGCCTCTTGACTGTGGTAATATGGGATCACTAACACCGGACATGTGTGACTTAAGCAGAGACATCCAAAACAACAGACTAGCAAACGCAAAACTCTTGTTAAATGAGGATAAGCAGAACGATGATGCTGAACACAGACCAACGAACCAAACTGAAGCCAGTTTTGAAGAGGATTTAACTGTATTCTGTCCCCCACATCTTTACTACAGTAATTCTGCAGAGGAAAAAAGCAGAACGGAAGAAGGGGATTACAAATTATTGAACATAGACTCAGAAGCTTTTACATTTGAAGATTCATGTTCTGAGGATGAATTGAATGAAAAGGAAGCTGGAGTTTCGGTGATGCATCAAAAAGGCAGCCACAATGCAAAAGTATCAAGCAGCCAAGAAGCAAGTGGGGTTACCCCAAATGTCCTTGGGGAAGCTTTACAACAGTTGCCTCTGCTAAATGCTCTTCTTGTTGAGCTGTCACAGCTGAATGGGCAGATCCCACAGCAGTCCTTGACTGTTCATCCCAGTCTAGCTTGGATTTACAGGCCTGCTTCCACAGAGGCTTCAGCTGGGCAAggaaacaaaccacaaaatgcCCAAACCAAGTCATTGCAGAAAGCTAAACAAGGGACTAGTCcccatttaaaacatttacatcCCCCCAGAACTTGTTCTACACCCATAAAAGTGAAAGACAAACAAGAACAAGCTTTAGTAGACAGCAAAAGTTCTAGTAAATCTCCCAGGAAGAAGCTTGTATATGGAACAACTAAAACATTTAATCTAAGGCTGAAGCAGATTTCTCCTCTTAAAGTAAAACATCGAGAATGCATGGACTTAATACAGAATgaaacacaatttactatgaCCAAAGGACAATCAAAGCCAAGTAGTAAAACCTTGAAGTCCAGCAAAAGAAAATCAGTGTTAAATCAGAGCTCCAATCTCAATGAACACATTGAGACAGTGATACAGAGTGTCACATTGGACTCTGCACTGAAAGGAACAATCACACTGAAGCAGAAAAACCAGCATGGGAAAGTTCATGTTAAACAAGACAGAGACACTGAGAGAATGTCAGAAAAAACTTCCCTCTCTGAAAGAGACTTGAAATTTATTCACATCCCCAGTGTGGATAGCGACAGTTTTCCCCAAAGCAATGACAAGAAGGAGCATCACAGCGAATCAGATCAATCACAGTCTGAGTCTGACAGGGGCAAAGAGAAAACTCAATCTGCAGGAAGCAGCAGACACAGCAGCCCAAACTCTTCATTTTCAGACCTGAGCAGGGAAGAAAATGAGGAGGCAGACTACGCTGATGACTTTAACAGTTTTGAACCCAGTGATGCCTACTCTCCTGACCTTGTGAGCAGCCCTGAACCCTCCAGAGCCAAGACTCCAAAGTCTCCTGTCTTGTGCTACTCAGACTCAGGATCTGAAGGTGTCCAGAGGAGAGTATCTGTCCTCCCTGTGCCTGTCAAAGCCTCGAGCTCTCCACAGCGTGCTCTGAGGGGTACCCACATCATCCGACCTCGAACACACACCTCGGCCCTCAGCTTCTCCTCCGACGATGGTACCAGAGATGGGTCGGCTTCATTACAAGCTACAAGTTCCAGAAAACTGACAGCAGCCAGTAGCAGAGTGGAATGGAGCTCTGGTGGCGAGAGCTTCATGTCCTCAAGAGATCAAAGGAGTGAGTCAGGCAAGAACAACGACACAGTTCGAGGACTTTCTGCAGAATCCAGATGCTCTTTTGAACCCCAGGAGGTAGAGGGAGTGGAGGATGAGCTTGGATCTTTGGATTTCAGAAATGAGTATCAGCATATCTCTAAGCTAGTGGCCAGGAAACTCCCTGGGTATactatgtaa
- the ntpcr gene encoding cancer-related nucleoside-triphosphatase codes for MFKHVFLTGPPGVGKTTLVQKACEALVSSGVGVEGFYTEEVREGGRRVGFDVVTVTEERGHLSRIRDNASVSHGRREYTVGQYVVDLPSFENLALPLFRNVGSADGSSRKVFVIDEIGKMELFSQSFIRAVRQTLDSSSCTILGTIPIPKGKPLGLVEEVRSRRDVKVFTVSKENRNVILQDILATLQECLKHAA; via the exons ATGTTCAAACACGTTTTTCTGACAGGACCTCCAG GTGTAGGGAAAACCACCCTGGTCCAAAAAGCCTGTGAGGCTTTAGTGTCATCAGGAGTGGGAGTTGAAGGGTTTTACACAGAGGAGGTCAGGGAGGGGGGCCGGAGAGTCGGCTTTGATGTCGTTACAGTGACAGAAGAAAGGGGCCACCTGTCCAGAATCAG AGACAATGCTAGCGTGTCTCATGGCAGACGGGAATACACAGTCGGACAGTATGTGGTCGACTTGccttcatttgaaaatctggcTCTCCCCCTCTTCAGAAAT GTCGGGTCAGCAGATGGGAGCAGCAGGAAGGTGTTTGTCATTGATGAGAttggaaaaatggagctcttcagCCAATCGTTCATCAGGGCAGTGAGACAGACTTTAGATAGCTCTTCCTGCACAATCTTGGGCACCATCCCTATCCCTAAGGGCAAACCTCTGGGTCTGGTCGAAGAGGTGCGAAGCAGGAGAGACGTCAAGGTCTTCACT GTGTCTAAGGAGAACAGAAATGTGATTCTACAAGACATTTTAGCAACACTGCAGGAATGTTTAAAGCATGCAGCCTAA